The following proteins are encoded in a genomic region of Methanoculleus bourgensis MS2:
- a CDS encoding RAD55 family ATPase, with translation MYRYTTGIPLIDREFGGLRASTNVLILAPPLAYAERLAYRVACPGAGEWTIAISTDGRASDVVGAFRNLGAGRNQVGIIDAITKSSVPTLRDTPKAKFVTSPVDLTSIGIKFSRMVESMWREGVMADPPGPMPPPIRLCVNSVSTLLMYTGLEVTFRFLHVITNRVKKLEGLGIYVLNSESFDEKTVATMKQLMSMVIEVRSNDGEGLVERDLRIVGIRGRTTPRIRYFYDDGTLTFEG, from the coding sequence ATGTACCGCTACACAACCGGCATCCCGCTGATTGATAGGGAGTTCGGGGGCCTGCGGGCCAGCACGAACGTCCTCATCCTGGCCCCGCCCCTGGCCTACGCAGAGCGTCTTGCCTACAGGGTGGCCTGCCCGGGCGCGGGTGAGTGGACGATCGCGATCTCGACAGACGGCCGCGCCTCCGATGTCGTCGGTGCGTTCCGAAACCTCGGGGCGGGCAGGAACCAGGTCGGGATCATCGATGCAATCACGAAGAGCTCGGTGCCGACTCTCCGGGATACACCGAAGGCGAAGTTTGTCACGAGCCCCGTCGACCTGACCAGCATAGGGATTAAGTTCTCCCGGATGGTGGAGAGTATGTGGAGGGAGGGCGTCATGGCTGACCCGCCGGGGCCGATGCCCCCGCCGATCCGGCTCTGCGTGAACTCGGTCTCGACGCTCCTTATGTACACGGGACTGGAGGTGACCTTCCGGTTCCTCCATGTTATCACCAACAGGGTGAAGAAACTGGAGGGGCTCGGTATCTATGTTCTCAACAGTGAGTCGTTCGATGAGAAGACCGTGGCCACGATGAAGCAGTTGATGAGCATGGTCATCGAGGTGAGGTCGAACGACGGGGAGGGGTTGGTGGAGCGGGATCTCCGCATCGTCGGCATCCGCGGCAGGACGACCCCCCGGATCCGTTACTTCTACGACGATGGAACGCTGACGTTTGAGGGATGA
- the dph5 gene encoding diphthine synthase, producing MLMFVGLGLYDLGDISLKGLECVRNADTVYLEAYTSRLMGTDVAEMEAFFEKEIRVLSREDVEQNPRDIIERAARGRVAFLTGGDPMVSTTHADLRMRAAAAGVATSIIHASSISSAVCGLSGLQNYRFGKSCSVPFPAKGWFPTAPVETIAANLDLNLHTLVFLDIQMDRYMRIPEAIAIIEEMAAKRGIEPPALYVGIARAGSESPVVAAGSGAKLKETQFGPPLHVLVVPADLHPMEREYLEIFAGL from the coding sequence ATGCTGATGTTTGTGGGTCTTGGGCTCTACGATCTCGGGGATATCTCGCTTAAGGGTCTTGAATGTGTCCGGAACGCCGATACCGTCTACCTGGAGGCCTACACCTCCCGGCTGATGGGGACCGACGTTGCGGAGATGGAGGCGTTCTTCGAGAAAGAGATCCGGGTGCTCAGCCGGGAGGATGTCGAGCAGAACCCCCGTGATATCATAGAGCGTGCCGCGAGAGGCCGGGTTGCGTTCCTGACCGGGGGAGACCCCATGGTCTCGACGACCCATGCCGACCTGCGGATGCGTGCCGCCGCTGCAGGGGTTGCGACGTCGATCATCCACGCCTCGTCCATATCGAGCGCGGTCTGCGGTCTCTCGGGGCTCCAGAACTACCGGTTCGGGAAGTCCTGTTCGGTGCCGTTTCCCGCAAAGGGGTGGTTCCCGACGGCCCCTGTCGAGACGATCGCGGCAAACCTGGACCTGAACCTGCACACGCTGGTCTTTCTTGATATCCAGATGGATCGTTACATGCGCATCCCGGAGGCGATCGCCATCATCGAGGAGATGGCAGCGAAGCGCGGCATCGAACCGCCCGCGCTCTACGTGGGTATCGCCCGGGCGGGGTCGGAGAGCCCGGTGGTTGCGGCAGGCTCCGGCGCGAAACTCAAGGAGACCCAGTTCGGGCCCCCGCTCCATGTCCTCGTCGTCCCGGCCGACCTCCATCCCATGGAGCGGGAGTACCTGGAGATCTTTGCCGGTCTATGA
- a CDS encoding DUF357 domain-containing protein has product MNFDDYGVLFREALCRTRIAVPEGTLLHRAAAEVLEMAVAYQDDGTTFLGDGDPVNALAGFAYGLGWLDAGLRLGLLAPLAAHPPGEVDACIPDAKSAHLHEKTHRYRRMLQSALTMVEAAPDEASPLYAGSRELHATARSWYAEGVERLEAGDLVGALARFSYGYAWLDAGIRAGLLRVTGERGLFTV; this is encoded by the coding sequence ATGAACTTCGATGACTATGGGGTCCTCTTCAGGGAGGCCCTTTGCCGGACCCGGATCGCTGTTCCGGAAGGAACTCTCCTCCACCGGGCGGCAGCAGAGGTGCTTGAGATGGCTGTCGCCTACCAGGATGATGGCACGACGTTTCTTGGGGACGGCGACCCGGTGAACGCGCTTGCCGGGTTTGCCTACGGGCTCGGCTGGCTTGACGCAGGCTTGCGGCTCGGGCTGCTCGCACCGCTCGCCGCCCACCCTCCCGGTGAGGTGGACGCGTGCATCCCTGACGCGAAGAGCGCCCACCTCCACGAGAAGACCCACCGCTACCGGCGGATGCTCCAGTCCGCCCTCACGATGGTCGAGGCGGCGCCGGACGAGGCGAGTCCACTGTATGCTGGCTCAAGGGAACTCCATGCTACGGCGCGGTCCTGGTATGCAGAGGGGGTTGAACGACTCGAGGCGGGCGACCTCGTCGGTGCCCTCGCCCGGTTCAGCTACGGGTATGCATGGCTCGATGCCGGCATCCGTGCGGGGCTGCTGCGGGTCACCGGTGAGCGGGGCCTCTTTACGGTCTAG
- a CDS encoding lysylphosphatidylglycerol synthase transmembrane domain-containing protein gives MEKSQWKWLLVSIGFSALVMGGVLYFTVDETTIEYLSRVNPFYLILAVLLHILSLGFWALRIQKMSASLGYRVGFKHCLNLVLANMLVAAVTPSQAGGEPVRVHELYRAGVTVGDATAIVIMERVIDGIVLGAAGAFAMLFLGRYWSSLASGFSGVSFIMYAAWIFVTIFVLIFVYSVKNPDYLKRVLKRISRWIDRRWHLKRLEQLLGTIDREVDNFNRGLVEFVNHGKSGLVWGFIFTALFWLSEFVIASMLLLGLGQQPYFIESFVVQLVIAIIMMIPLTPGGSGVAELGATSFYSLFVPSSIVGVFVLLWRLILYYLNIFLGLLPSLSIMRREFLARARKQR, from the coding sequence ATGGAGAAGTCTCAGTGGAAGTGGCTGCTCGTCTCGATCGGGTTTAGCGCTCTTGTTATGGGGGGCGTCCTCTATTTCACCGTCGATGAGACGACGATCGAGTATCTCAGCCGCGTAAACCCCTTCTACCTGATCCTTGCTGTACTCCTCCATATCCTCTCGCTCGGGTTCTGGGCACTCCGCATCCAGAAGATGTCGGCGTCGCTCGGCTACCGGGTGGGTTTCAAGCACTGCCTGAACCTGGTGCTGGCGAACATGCTTGTTGCGGCAGTCACCCCGTCACAGGCGGGCGGCGAACCGGTCCGGGTCCATGAACTCTACCGGGCAGGCGTCACCGTCGGGGACGCCACCGCCATCGTCATCATGGAACGGGTCATCGACGGGATCGTCCTTGGGGCGGCAGGAGCTTTTGCCATGCTCTTCCTCGGCAGGTACTGGAGCAGCCTCGCCTCAGGGTTCAGCGGCGTGAGTTTCATAATGTACGCCGCCTGGATATTCGTCACCATCTTTGTGCTGATATTCGTCTACTCGGTGAAGAACCCGGACTACCTCAAACGGGTCCTCAAACGGATATCGCGCTGGATCGACCGGCGCTGGCACTTAAAGCGGCTCGAGCAGCTCCTGGGGACGATCGACCGGGAAGTGGATAACTTCAACCGCGGTCTTGTCGAGTTCGTGAACCACGGGAAGAGCGGCCTTGTGTGGGGTTTTATCTTCACGGCACTCTTCTGGCTCTCGGAGTTTGTCATCGCATCGATGCTCCTCCTGGGGCTCGGGCAGCAACCGTACTTCATCGAGTCGTTCGTTGTCCAGCTCGTCATCGCCATCATCATGATGATCCCGCTCACACCCGGGGGTTCGGGCGTTGCGGAGCTCGGCGCCACGTCGTTCTACAGCCTCTTTGTCCCGTCATCGATCGTTGGCGTCTTTGTCCTCCTCTGGCGGTTGATCCTCTACTACCTCAACATCTTCCTCGGCCTGCTGCCGAGCCTCTCAATAATGCGGCGTGAGTTCCTTGCCCGCGCCAGAAAGCAACGGTGA
- a CDS encoding bifunctional nuclease family protein, with product MTAQSCRVQGVFMSVSEMGAAPTVVLDAGGDSTIPIYVGLWEAISINNALNSEMLPRPITHDLIVDLFRRFDITLDALHIDSLEEGVFYAKLLLSQGSRTEVMDCRPSDGIAIALRYQAPIMIEDTVVETAAVRKDDLPRMVDLKEYL from the coding sequence ATGACTGCTCAAAGTTGCCGGGTGCAGGGCGTGTTTATGTCGGTGAGCGAGATGGGAGCGGCGCCGACTGTCGTTCTGGATGCCGGGGGTGACAGCACAATACCCATATATGTCGGGCTCTGGGAAGCGATATCGATAAACAACGCATTGAATAGTGAGATGCTTCCCCGCCCCATCACCCACGACCTCATCGTCGACCTCTTCCGGAGGTTTGATATCACGCTTGATGCCCTGCACATCGACTCCCTGGAGGAAGGAGTCTTTTACGCCAAACTCCTCCTCAGCCAGGGCTCGCGCACTGAGGTTATGGACTGCAGGCCGAGCGACGGGATAGCCATCGCTCTGCGCTACCAGGCTCCCATCATGATCGAAGATACGGTCGTGGAGACCGCAGCAGTCAGGAAAGACGATCTCCCGAGGATGGTGGACCTGAAGGAGTATCTCTGA